DNA from Neovison vison isolate M4711 chromosome 12, ASM_NN_V1, whole genome shotgun sequence:
aacttGGGTAGCTAATTGCCTCTTTCCCAAAAAATGACTGAAAAGCAACACCAGCCCAGGATTTAAAGTGTAAAATGGATGTTTGGTtgctgggcctttttttttttttttaaggttttatttattgatttgaaagagagagagagagagagagaatgaacagggtgagaggcagagggagaagcagactccccactgagctccatcccaggactctgatcatgacctgagccgaaggtagctgcttaaccaactgagccacccagatgcccttcttcttcttcttcttcttttttttttaacttggtttctgttgtttaaattatggaaggaaaatttgtgttttatttttaaatttatgtatgtatgtatataagtaaGTAGGTAACTTtacacccaaaatggggctcaaactcatggccctaagatcaagagtcatctgttctactaactgagccagccaggcgcccctacagaagGCAAATTCCTCCTTTGCTTTGTGTGTGAGGACTTTTCAGGAGTGATAAGCAGACAGGCTCTGGTCCCAACATATAATCAATACCCATTTTGTTTTCAATGCCACTAAAGTACAGTTAATTTAGAACTACTCTACTTTGGTCTTTCCTCTCCtactaaaaatttcttaaaaaaaaaaaaaaacacttctaggggtgcctgggtggctcagttagttaagtggctgccttcagctcaggtcctgatctcaaggtcctgggatcaagccccaccttgggctccctgttctgtggggagcctgcttctccctctccctccactgctccctctgcttgtgctctgtcaaacaaataaataaaataaaaaaaaaattcttatctttAGCCTCTCACACACcaccctttaaaaaaacatttcattcGCTATTATTTGGTAGAAAGGTAACAAACTTCAAAACATTCCGAAATAATATAGTTGAAGGTTTTGCTTTATTATGTCCCTATTATAAAAGTAATGCATATTCATTATATAATAAAGGGAGGAGCACAAAaggtataaaaattaattttaaattgccTATAATCCCATCccaggtttattattattattatttgaaaatgattAATATTTGGCACATTTCATTTTATCGGTCTTCTCCTATGTATGTCTGAACACCACTCAGATATTACTATATACAAAGTCTCGTATCCAGCTTTTtcaatataacattatattaaaattatctttcctCCTATCAATAAAAATCTTgtttataaacataattttaatggCAGAGAACCATCCCACGATCTagatatactataatttatttaaatgttctcCTAATAGCAAATATTTCGTAAGAGAGTTAGTGGGTCAAGGCATTATCAAGGTTATTAAGGTCCCTCTGTTATTGAGAACACAGGAAGGGAACACAGAGACAGTGAGGGCAAGGTGGGGTGTCAGGGCCAGCAGCGAGGAGGAGACTCAGAGGTCCTGGCCTAGCCTTTCCAGCTCGTTGAGAAGGAAGTCCATATCAGCCCGGGTCAGCGCAGGGTTGGCCACGACCATGCGGAAAAAGTTGCCTCGGGTCCCATGGGGCTGGTAGCCGATCATCATGGAGCCCTCCTTCACCATGCGCTCCTTGAGCACTGGGGCCACCTGTGGAAGGGGTGGAGAGAACTTCCAGCTGCAGCCTGATGCCTACTCCCCCAGGTGCACCTCCCTTCCACTCAGCTACCTTTTGGAGGGAGCACTCATCACTCAGCTCCTGACCGTGGCCCTGGGTCACCTTTTCCGCTGCATCCCACCTGCTTGGCCTTCTCTAGCTTTTGCATTATTTCCTATCTTACCTATCTCTAGGTTGTCACATGGACCATTTTCTGCCAAATCCTGACTGTTCCCTGACACCCAACACTGTTTTAGTCTAACATCTAGCCTTTGTCATCCTTAacaccttcttctcccctctctgaaTTCCTGGAATATCTGTGATCTGTACCCTGTAATCTAACACGTAATTTACAAGACTGCCTCGAACATACTGGTTTCAGATAGGTAACTCTCGTTTTTCTAAATAACTCCTTAAGGGCAAGAACATTCTTGTCCTTTCAGATCATCGGCAGCACTTAGCACCAATCTATCCTTAGGGATATGACATATCTCCTTTCCTGTAGGAGACAGGTCTGGACCAGCCTTACAGAGTTATTCTGCCCCCAGCACCAGGCAATAAGGCCTCACATGGCTGTCCTGGGCTGGAGCTCCCAGCAGAACTCCCAAGGATTACATACATGCACTGGTGACTTCTCCCATGACatccctctctgtcttcttttcattttccagaaaCATACCTTATTTCCTATCCCCATCCCCACAGAAATGAGGACAAGCTGGGGTTGTCTTCCTGTCCACACCCCCCACCCTCGGGAGGAAGACTAGCAGAGGGACCTGCCATGCCATGCATGGCCAGCAGGGGGCAGAAACACACCAGAAGCATGGCAGTTCCCTAAACTGGCCTGACCAGAGCCCAGAAGACAGAGCCTACCTTAGCCAGCCTTTCACTGTAATCCGGGCTTTCCTGCTTCCCCCGCAGGCTGGGGGGCACGAACCAGAAACACACATTGACAAATTCTGGCTGAGAGgaatgagggaggagaagaggtGAGCTGTGGAAGGGGGATGTTCCCCCCTCActtcccctcttcccccctcGCCACCCCCCGCCTCCCCACCTGCTGCCAGGGCTTTGCTGTGTGGGACAGACTGGGAcgcaggggggcggggaggggtggggaagcataCCTCCATGATCAACTCAaatccttctctcttcttcaatTCCTCCACCAGGTACCTGCGaacacagagagggggaaaaaatcacaaatgGAGGGAAAGCAGAGCTACAGAAACAGAAGAGTCCTGCAGAATGAGCCCAGAGACCCTGAGAACAAGGAAAATGGGAAGAgcagggcagtgggtgggggcaggacaGACCAGGACAGAACCCCAGGGCAGAGGAACTGGGACCGCCCCCACTCCTACCAGGCGAGGGCAAAGGCCTGGTCAACACGCCGCTCCAGCCCTTGCCCGCCCTGTGCCTTCCACATGAGCCACAGCTTCAGACAGTCCACGCGGCGGCCACATTGCACCACCTTGTCTCCGGTGTCCAGAGCCACGTCGTAGAACTTGTCCTGCTGGAAGAGGTAGCTGGCCTGGGACCCGTGGCAGCGCCTAAGCAGGTTCTGTTGGTTTGCGGGGGTGCGGGGAGCAAAGAGGGGGAGACTGTCAGACCCCATCCTCACCACCGAGGCCGCCTCCAGAGCTGCATggtgaagtggtggtggggggggttctTAGCTCAGCCCACCCATTCTTTTCCTGCCATCAGGCCCCTTTCTCCGGGTTTTTCTCCAATGCCAAAAGTTCTCCCCAGATTTGGCGTAGGATCCCTTCAATTACAACTGCCAGCTAGAAACTTTTCCCTTTGCCTTGAAGACAGgccacagtgggggagggggcaccccAGGGGATGAGGGTGGTCACAGAAACTCAGCTTCAGATGAGGAGAACGGAATAAGGTAAGGACCCTTGCAAAGGATGGGGGgtacagagaaaaagaaggaggtcCAGGGTGAGAGGTGGAGTGAGGAGAGCAGCAGGGCCGACCCACCGAGGTATCCCGGAGAAGAAGAGCTGAGCACTGCAGGCCGGCTGTGAGAAGCTTGTGAGGATTCCAGGCCACGGAGTCAGCcctgtgtgttttgggggggttgtGTGCAGAGCAAAGCGGCATCAGCTCGCTGCTCCTCAGCCAgagcccgccccccccccacctttacCACAGCTTCAGTAAAGGGGCTTGAGACTGCCCAGCAGTCAGGAAGAATTCCAGTGTCTGATGGGCCCCAGCCCACCATCTCTCCAGCGCCCCTCCCACcaacctccttcctccctcccatcgGAAGCTCCCTAGTCCAGGACTATTCTCTGAGTCAAGGATTGGAAGGGTGGGATTCAGGTATGTACCTCTGGATCCCATCCAGGagatgtctgtgtgtctgtgacaACAGGACGCTCCCACCCCAGGCAGCCtgtggagcaaaaggaataaTGTGGGCCTTGGCCTTAACTCAGCCCACTCCCCCACTCAGGCCCAAGGCTCACTTACATCCACATGGAGCCACAGCCCGTGACGCTGGCACACATCAGCAATTGCCTCCAGGGGGTCAAAGGCCCCCAGCACAGTAGTTCCAGAGGTGGCACTAACCAGGAACGGGACAATGCCCTGCGGCAAAAAtgcaggaggagaaagaagctGTGAAGGGATCTAAAAAGCTACCCAGAGCCCAGCACTGAGCCATCTCTAAACTCTTACTGCATGCCTGACCTCAGCCCTTTCACCCTGACAACATGCCACTGTTGCCTCCTTAGTTTGCAGGTGAGGACACTAAGGTTCGGCGGTAATAAATTCACCCCCAAGCTGAAGCTTCAGAGATGGAATTCAATCCTAGGTCTGGCTGCAGGTCTAAGCTCACACACTTTCAAACACTTTTAATGTCTTGAAGatcaaaatgctatttttttttaaagattttatttatttatttgacagagacaggtcacaagtaggcagagaagcaggaagagagagaggaggaagcaggctccctgctgagcagagagcccgatgcgggactcgatcccaggaccgtgagatcatgacctgagccgaaggcagcggctcaacccactgagccacccaggtgcccctcaaaatgctattttaaaaagtctaatagTAGAAAAGCTCATGAAGAActagaacttttattttattttattaagattttatttatttatttgacagacagagatcacaagtaggcagagaggcaggcagaaagagaggaagggaaacaagctccctgctgagcagagagccagatgtggggctcaatcccagaaccctgggatcatgacctgagctgaaggcagaggctttaacccactgagccacccaggcgccccttgcatttttattttaaaaaacgaCCACAAGAAAAAGCCCAGGCCCATatggcttcactgatgaattctacaaTACATTTAGGAAAGAACGGATACCACTTCTtcacaaaaattctaaaatacagaAGAGGAACGCTATTGAATTGATCCTATGAGGCAAATATTACCCTGATGCCAAAGCCAGATGAAACGTCACAAGAAAACCTCAGACAATATCTCTgtgaatatagatataaaaaccAACAGAACACTAGCTGCCCAAAgccagcaacatataaaaaaattacaCGTTAAGACAAAACGATTTGTCCCAGGAGCAAAAGCTCCATTTAGCttccaaaaatcaattaatgtaatacattcttatcaacagaataaagagaggaaaaacacatagcaacagacacagaaaaaatttGACATAATTCAACAATCCTGTTtgataaaaatactcaacaagctAAGAGTTGAAGGGAACGTTCTCAAACTGATAAAAGGCAactacaaaaaacccacagctaacatcgtACTCAATGCTGAAAGACTGAAAGCCTTCTGCCTAAGataggaacatgacaaggatgcccactctccccCTGTCCATTCAACATTATACTGAAGTTCTAGCAGGGCAATTAGgtaagggggggggggagaggcatccagattggaaaggaaagcagcagaagccccacactgggtgtagagattacttaaaaatcataaccaaacaaaggcagaggacctgaatgtAGATGgctgacacatgaaaaggtgttcaacatgactcatcctcagggatgtgcaaatcaaaaccacagtgaggggggcgcctgggtggctcagtgggttaagccgctgccttcggctcgggtcatgatctcagggttctgggatcgagtcccgcatcgggctctctgctcagcggggagcctgcttcctcctctctctctctgcctgcctctctgcctacttgtgatctctctctgtcaaataaatgaataaaatcttcaaaaaaaattaaaaaaaaaaaaaaaaaccacagtgaggtattacctcacacctgtcagaacgtctagaatcaaaaaaacaagaaacatgggcgcctgggtggctcagtgggttaagccgctgccttcggctcaggtcatgatctcagggtcctgggatcgagtcccgcatcgggctctctgctcagcagggagcctgcttccctctctctctctgcctgcctctccatctacttgtgatttctctctgtcaaataaataaataaaatcttttaaaaaaaaaaaaaaacaagtgttggcgacaatgtggaggaaagggagcccCTGGTTCACTGtcagtaggaatgtaaattggtacagccattgttcctcaaaaacttaaaaacagcaTTACCATTTGATCCATAATTCCACTAcggagtatttacccaaagaaaatgaaaacactaatttgaaaagatatatgcacctctatgtttactgcCACATTATTTCCAATAGCTAATaggaaagcaacccaagtgcccatcaataaatgaataaagaagctgtagtatacgtgtgtgtgcgtgtgtgtgcatgagtattactcagccataaaagagaatgagatcttgccattttcaacaaggatggacctagagaataaaatgctaaatgaaataaatcagacagagaaagacaaattccgtatcatttcacttgtatgtggaattgaaaaaaacaaagcaaatgaagagagaaacaaagaaagaagcagactcaaatacagaaaacaaactggtggttcccagaggggaggctgggggagtATGGGTGAAATAGAGTGGATTAGGaggaacaaacttccagttataaaataaataagtcgtGGAGATGAAAGCACAgcataggggtacctgggtggttcagttggttaagcggctgcatTTGGCTCGGGTGgtgacagggtcctgggatcaagccccaggacaGGCTCcaggcttggcagggagcctgcctctccctctccctctcctcctcctcctcctcctcctccctctcataCTCCTACTCCCTCTCCtacgctctgcctacttgtgctctctctctgtcaaataaataaataaaatcttaaaaaaaaaaaaaaagcacagtgtgaagtgtgtaaacctggtgattcacagacctgtacccctggggataaaaatacattatacgtttataaaaaaattttaaaaatttaaaagaaaagaaaagcacagcatagggaGTCTAGTCATTAATACTATGGTAATGCACAGTGACAGAAGGTGACTACACTTATCCTTGTGAGCTCCAAGTACCATAAagatagaactgttgaatcaatGTGTCATATGCCTGAAACTAACTTAACACTTTTTGTTAATCATACTTccattgaaacaaacaaacagacgaGGAGAAAAGAAGTAACAAGTGtcagtgagaatgtggagaaactggaactctcatcCAGTGCTGGTGGGACtggaaactggtacagccacttggaaaaacagtttggcagctcctcaaaaGTTAAATACAGTTAGTGGATGAGTCAGCAGTTCTGTCCCCAAGTGTAtataccaaagaaaatgaaaaacatacgTTCACACAAACACTTGTATACAAATGGTCATAGTGGCATTACTCAGAAGATCTGAAAAGTGGAAACCCATCATCAGaggaacagatcaatgaaatacaACAGA
Protein-coding regions in this window:
- the CSAD gene encoding cysteine sulfinic acid decarboxylase isoform X1, with the translated sequence MADSKPLFSPDGDPMAAEALLRDVFGIVMDEVIRKGTSASEKVCEWKEPEELKRLLDLELRSEGEAAERILARCREVIHYSVKTCHPHFFNQLFSGLDPHSLAGRIVTESLNTSQYTYEIAPVFVLMEEEVLKKLRSLVGWSSGDGVFCPGGSISNMYAVNLARYQRYPDCKQRGLRALPPLALFASKECHYSIKKGAAFLGLGTDSVRVVKTDERGKMIPEDLERQISLAEAEGIVPFLVSATSGTTVLGAFDPLEAIADVCQRHGLWLHVDAAWGGSVLLSQTHRHLLDGIQRADSVAWNPHKLLTAGLQCSALLLRDTSNLLRRCHGSQASYLFQQDKFYDVALDTGDKVVQCGRRVDCLKLWLMWKAQGGQGLERRVDQAFALAWYLVEELKKREGFELIMEPEFVNVCFWFVPPSLRGKQESPDYSERLAKVAPVLKERMVKEGSMMIGYQPHGTRGNFFRMVVANPALTRADMDFLLNELERLGQDL